One Amycolatopsis thermophila DNA segment encodes these proteins:
- the map gene encoding type I methionyl aminopeptidase, whose product MLRRHRGIEIKTPGELDAMRAAGIVVARTLAAVAEAAKPGVSTADLDEIAEQTIRAAGAVPSFKGYHGFPASICASVNEQVVHGIPAKSTVLADGDLLSVDCGAILDGWHGDSAVTLAIGTVSAADQALSAATRAAMLAGIEAAVPGARLTDISHAVQSSAETSSAADGIDYGQIVEYGGHGIGTEMHMEPFLPNVGKPGRGPKLKPGMALAIEPMLTGGSAETIELEDGWTVITADRSRAAHWEHTVAITDDGPRVLTLPEGS is encoded by the coding sequence GTGCTCCGCCGCCACCGCGGTATCGAGATCAAGACGCCCGGCGAGCTCGACGCGATGCGGGCCGCCGGGATCGTGGTGGCCCGTACCCTCGCGGCGGTCGCCGAGGCCGCGAAGCCCGGGGTCAGCACGGCCGACCTCGACGAGATCGCCGAGCAGACCATCCGGGCCGCGGGCGCGGTGCCCTCGTTCAAGGGCTACCACGGCTTCCCGGCCTCGATCTGCGCATCGGTGAACGAGCAGGTCGTGCACGGCATCCCGGCGAAGAGCACGGTGCTCGCCGACGGCGACCTGCTGTCCGTCGACTGCGGCGCCATCCTCGACGGCTGGCACGGTGATTCCGCCGTCACCCTGGCCATCGGGACCGTGTCGGCCGCCGACCAGGCGTTGTCGGCGGCCACCCGTGCCGCGATGCTCGCCGGCATCGAGGCCGCCGTGCCCGGCGCCCGGCTCACCGACATCTCGCACGCCGTGCAGTCCTCGGCCGAGACGTCGTCCGCGGCGGACGGCATCGACTACGGCCAGATCGTCGAGTACGGCGGGCACGGCATCGGGACCGAGATGCACATGGAGCCGTTCCTGCCGAACGTCGGCAAGCCCGGCCGGGGCCCGAAGCTCAAGCCCGGCATGGCCCTGGCGATCGAGCCGATGCTGACCGGCGGCAGCGCCGAGACCATCGAGCTCGAGGACGGCTGGACCGTCATCACCGCGGACCGCTCGCGCGCCGCCCACTGGGAGCACACCGTCGCCATCACCGACGACGGTCCGCGCGTCCTCACCCTGCCGGAAGGCTCCTGA
- a CDS encoding adenylate kinase, producing the protein MTRLVLVGPPGAGKGTQAVALSQRLSIPHISTGDLFRAHVAEQTPLGEEAKRYLDSGELVPDSVTNEMVRERLAEADTKAGFLLDGFPRNTKQAEVLGEMLAETDSELDAVIQLDVPEDVLVERLLGRGRTDDTEEVIRRRQQVYQSETAPLLDYYRDILVKVDGVGEVDEVSSRIVNALDARA; encoded by the coding sequence ATGACGCGCCTGGTTCTTGTCGGCCCGCCCGGAGCAGGAAAGGGTACTCAGGCGGTAGCGCTGTCGCAGCGGCTCTCCATCCCGCACATCTCCACCGGTGACCTGTTCCGCGCCCACGTGGCCGAGCAGACGCCGCTGGGCGAGGAGGCGAAGCGCTACCTCGACTCGGGCGAGCTGGTCCCGGACAGCGTGACCAACGAGATGGTCCGCGAGCGCCTGGCCGAGGCGGACACCAAGGCCGGCTTCCTGCTGGACGGGTTCCCGCGCAACACCAAGCAGGCCGAGGTGCTCGGCGAGATGCTGGCCGAGACCGACAGCGAGCTCGACGCCGTCATCCAGCTCGACGTGCCGGAGGACGTCCTGGTCGAGCGGCTGCTGGGCCGCGGCCGCACGGACGACACCGAAGAGGTCATCCGCCGTCGTCAGCAGGTCTACCAGTCGGAGACCGCCCCGCTGCTCGACTACTACCGGGACATCCTGGTGAAGGTCGACGGCGTCGGCGAGGTCGACGAGGTGTCCTCGCGCATCGTGAACGCACTCGACGCGCGCGCGTGA
- the secY gene encoding preprotein translocase subunit SecY, whose translation MLSAFRSALATPDLRKKILFTLLIVAVYRIGAVTPAPGVSYPNVQACQAGADQSGIYSLLNLFSGGALLQLSIFSTGIMPYITASIIIQLLTVVIPRFEELKKEGQAGQNKLTQYTRYLTIALAILQATGVVALADRGQLFPNCAQSIIPDNSIFSLALIVVTMTAGTAVMMWLGELITERGVGNGMSVLIFLNIAARIPAEGKNILDGQGGLVFALVCVFGLVIIASVIFVEQGQRRIPVQYAKRMIGRRMYGGTSTYLPIKVNQAGVIPVIFASSLLYLPDLISRLFGDPTTASGWQAFLQTYVVNQSSWVHILLYFALIIFFTYFYITITFNVDERAEEMKKFGGFIPGIRPGRPTAEYLSFVLGRITFPGSIYLGIIAILPNFFLSITQQGNNQNFPFGGTAVLIMVGVGLDTVKQIESQLMQRNYEGFLR comes from the coding sequence GTGCTCAGCGCCTTCCGCTCGGCTCTCGCCACGCCGGACCTGCGCAAGAAGATCCTGTTCACGCTGTTGATCGTGGCCGTGTACCGGATCGGTGCCGTCACTCCGGCGCCCGGGGTCTCCTATCCCAATGTGCAGGCCTGCCAGGCCGGTGCCGACCAGTCCGGCATCTACTCCCTGCTGAACCTGTTCAGCGGCGGGGCGCTCCTGCAGCTGTCGATCTTCTCGACCGGCATCATGCCGTACATCACGGCCAGCATCATCATCCAGCTGCTCACCGTCGTCATCCCGCGGTTCGAGGAGCTGAAGAAGGAAGGCCAGGCCGGCCAGAACAAGCTGACGCAGTACACCCGTTACCTGACGATCGCGCTGGCGATCCTGCAGGCGACCGGTGTGGTGGCGCTGGCCGACCGCGGCCAGCTGTTCCCGAACTGCGCGCAGTCGATCATCCCGGACAACAGCATCTTCTCGCTGGCGCTGATCGTCGTCACGATGACGGCGGGCACCGCGGTGATGATGTGGCTGGGTGAGCTCATCACCGAGCGCGGCGTCGGCAACGGCATGTCGGTGCTGATCTTCCTGAACATCGCGGCCCGGATCCCGGCCGAGGGCAAGAACATCCTCGACGGCCAGGGCGGTCTCGTCTTCGCCCTCGTCTGCGTGTTCGGTCTGGTGATCATCGCCAGCGTCATCTTCGTCGAGCAGGGCCAGCGCCGGATCCCGGTGCAGTACGCCAAGCGCATGATCGGCCGCCGGATGTACGGCGGCACGTCGACCTACCTGCCGATCAAGGTGAACCAGGCCGGTGTCATCCCGGTCATCTTCGCCTCGTCGCTGCTCTACCTGCCCGACCTCATCAGCCGGCTGTTCGGCGACCCGACCACGGCCTCGGGCTGGCAGGCGTTCCTGCAGACGTACGTGGTCAACCAGTCCAGCTGGGTGCACATCCTGCTGTACTTCGCGCTGATCATCTTCTTCACGTACTTCTACATCACCATCACGTTCAACGTGGATGAGCGCGCGGAGGAGATGAAGAAGTTCGGCGGCTTCATCCCGGGCATCCGTCCCGGCCGGCCGACCGCCGAGTACCTGAGCTTCGTACTCGGCCGGATCACCTTCCCGGGTTCGATCTACCTGGGCATCATCGCGATCCTCCCGAACTTCTTCCTGTCCATCACGCAGCAGGGCAACAACCAGAACTTCCCGTTCGGCGGCACCGCGGTGCTGATCATGGTCGGCGTCGGCCTCGACACGGTGAAGCAGATCGAAAGCCAGCTGATGCAGCGGAATTACGAAGGGTTCTTGCGATGA
- the rplO gene encoding 50S ribosomal protein L15 → MTAIKIHHLRPAPGAKRDKIRVGRGEGSKGKTAGRGTKGTKARKNVPAGFEGGQMPIHMRLPKLRGFKNRFRTEYQPVNVGDIARVFPDGGDVTKEQLVERGLVRKNELVKVLGNGDLNGVKLNVTADKFSASAKEKLEAAGGTATEL, encoded by the coding sequence ATGACGGCCATCAAGATCCACCACCTGCGCCCGGCCCCGGGCGCGAAGCGGGACAAGATCCGCGTCGGTCGTGGTGAGGGTTCGAAGGGCAAGACCGCCGGTCGCGGTACGAAGGGCACCAAGGCCCGGAAGAACGTGCCCGCCGGGTTCGAGGGTGGGCAGATGCCCATCCACATGCGGCTGCCGAAGCTGCGTGGGTTCAAGAACCGGTTCCGCACCGAGTACCAGCCGGTGAACGTCGGCGACATCGCCCGGGTCTTCCCGGACGGTGGCGACGTCACCAAGGAGCAGCTGGTCGAGCGCGGCCTGGTCCGCAAGAACGAGCTCGTCAAGGTCCTCGGCAACGGCGACCTGAACGGTGTCAAGCTGAACGTCACCGCCGACAAGTTCTCCGCGTCCGCGAAGGAGAAGCTCGAGGCGGCCGGCGGCACGGCCACCGAGCTCTGA
- the rpmD gene encoding 50S ribosomal protein L30, translating to MAQLKVTQVKSKIGTKHNHRESLRTLGLRKIRQSVVREDTPEVRGLIHTVRHLVTVEEVQA from the coding sequence ATGGCTCAGCTCAAGGTGACCCAGGTCAAGAGCAAGATCGGTACCAAGCACAACCACCGGGAGTCCCTGCGGACCCTCGGGCTGCGCAAGATCCGGCAGTCCGTGGTGCGCGAGGACACCCCGGAGGTCCGCGGTCTGATCCACACCGTCCGCCACCTCGTGACGGTTGAGGAGGTCCAGGCATGA
- the rpsE gene encoding 30S ribosomal protein S5, translated as MPGRTRQSGGQGGPGGNDRDRRDRRDRRDGGRGGAGQEKTPHLERVVAINRVAKVVKGGRRFSFTALVVVGDGDGQVGVGYGKAKEVPAAIAKGVEEAKKNFFRVPRIAGTIPHPIQGEEAAGVVLLRPASAGTGVIAGGPVRAVLECAGVHDVLSKSLGSDNAINIVHATVAALKGLQRPEEVAARRGLPLEDVAPARMLRQRAGQGV; from the coding sequence ATGCCGGGACGTACACGGCAGTCCGGTGGGCAGGGCGGTCCGGGCGGCAACGACCGCGACCGTCGTGACCGCCGCGACCGTCGCGACGGTGGCCGTGGCGGGGCCGGCCAGGAGAAGACCCCGCACCTCGAGCGCGTCGTCGCGATCAACCGCGTCGCCAAGGTCGTGAAGGGTGGTCGTCGCTTCAGCTTCACCGCCCTGGTGGTCGTCGGTGACGGCGACGGTCAGGTCGGCGTCGGCTACGGCAAGGCCAAGGAAGTTCCCGCGGCCATCGCCAAGGGCGTCGAGGAAGCGAAGAAGAACTTCTTCCGCGTTCCCCGGATCGCCGGCACCATCCCGCACCCGATCCAGGGTGAGGAGGCCGCCGGTGTGGTCCTGCTCCGTCCCGCCAGCGCCGGTACCGGTGTCATCGCCGGTGGCCCGGTGCGTGCGGTGCTGGAGTGCGCGGGCGTGCACGACGTGCTGTCGAAGTCGCTCGGCTCGGACAACGCGATCAACATCGTGCACGCGACCGTGGCGGCCCTGAAGGGGCTCCAGCGTCCGGAGGAGGTGGCCGCTCGTCGCGGTCTGCCGCTCGAGGACGTCGCCCCGGCCCGGATGCTGCGTCAGCGTGCGGGACAGGGGGTCTGA
- the rplR gene encoding 50S ribosomal protein L18, whose amino-acid sequence MSETATKKRKPVGKDISTRRRVAKARRHFRLRKKVTGSAQRPRLVIHRSSRHITVQVIDDVAGHTLASASSLEADVRALEGDKKAKAAKVGELVAARSKDAGISSVVFDRGGNRYHGRIAALADAAREAGLEF is encoded by the coding sequence ATGAGCGAAACGGCAACGAAGAAGCGGAAGCCGGTCGGCAAGGACATCTCGACCCGGCGCCGCGTCGCGAAGGCGCGCCGTCACTTCCGGCTTCGCAAGAAGGTCACCGGGTCCGCGCAGCGGCCCCGGCTGGTCATCCACCGGTCCTCGCGGCACATCACGGTCCAGGTGATCGACGACGTGGCCGGGCACACCCTGGCCTCCGCGTCGAGCCTCGAGGCCGACGTGCGTGCGCTCGAGGGCGACAAGAAGGCCAAGGCCGCCAAGGTCGGCGAGCTCGTGGCCGCCCGCTCGAAGGATGCGGGCATCTCCAGTGTCGTGTTCGACCGCGGTGGCAACCGCTACCACGGCCGCATCGCCGCGCTGGCCGACGCCGCTCGCGAGGCGGGGTTGGAGTTCTGA
- the rplF gene encoding 50S ribosomal protein L6 — MSRIGKQPITVPSGVEVTIDGQNISVKGPKGTLSHTVAEPITVERGEDGALLVKRPDDERESRALHGLTRTLVNNLVVGVTEGYEKKLEIHGVGYRVQAKGSNLEFALGYSHPVLIEAPEGITFKVETPTRFSVSGIDKQKVGQIAAVIRRLRRPDPYKGKGLRYEGERIRRKVGKTGK, encoded by the coding sequence ATGTCGCGCATCGGTAAGCAGCCGATCACCGTCCCTTCCGGGGTCGAGGTGACCATCGACGGCCAGAACATCTCGGTGAAGGGTCCCAAGGGCACCCTTTCCCACACTGTCGCCGAGCCGATCACGGTCGAGCGCGGTGAGGACGGTGCGCTGCTGGTCAAGCGCCCGGACGACGAGCGGGAGAGCCGTGCGCTGCACGGTCTGACCCGCACGCTGGTCAACAACCTGGTCGTGGGTGTGACCGAGGGTTACGAGAAGAAGCTCGAGATCCACGGTGTCGGTTACCGCGTCCAGGCCAAGGGCAGCAACCTCGAGTTCGCCCTCGGCTACAGCCACCCCGTGCTGATCGAGGCGCCGGAAGGCATCACCTTCAAGGTCGAGACCCCGACCCGGTTCTCGGTGTCCGGCATCGACAAGCAGAAGGTCGGCCAGATCGCCGCGGTGATCCGCCGGCTCCGCCGTCCGGACCCGTACAAGGGCAAGGGGCTGCGCTACGAAGGTGAGCGCATCCGTCGCAAGGTCGGAAAGACGGGTAAGTGA
- the rpsH gene encoding 30S ribosomal protein S8 — MTMTDPIADFLTRLRNANSAYHDEVVVPHSKLKANIAEILKREGYISGYRDEPGEKHKNLIVELKYGRNRERSIAGLRRVSKPGLRVYAKSTELPSVLGGLGIAIISTSGGLQTDRQAKRNGVGGEVLAYVW; from the coding sequence ATGACGATGACCGACCCCATCGCAGACTTCCTGACACGTCTGCGCAACGCCAACTCGGCGTATCACGACGAGGTCGTGGTTCCGCACTCGAAGCTCAAGGCGAACATCGCCGAGATCCTCAAGCGCGAGGGTTACATCTCGGGCTACCGGGACGAGCCGGGTGAGAAGCACAAGAACCTCATCGTGGAACTGAAGTACGGCCGCAACCGCGAGCGCAGCATCGCCGGTCTGCGCCGGGTGTCCAAGCCGGGTCTGCGGGTGTACGCCAAGTCGACCGAGCTGCCGAGCGTGCTGGGCGGGCTGGGCATCGCGATCATCTCGACGTCGGGCGGCCTTCAGACCGACCGGCAGGCCAAGCGCAACGGTGTGGGCGGGGAAGTCCTCGCCTACGTCTGGTAA
- a CDS encoding type Z 30S ribosomal protein S14, with translation MAKKALIAKAARKPKFKVRAYTRCNKCGRPHSVFRKFGLCRVCLREMAHAGELPGVSKSSW, from the coding sequence ATGGCCAAGAAGGCTCTGATCGCCAAGGCGGCCCGCAAGCCGAAGTTCAAGGTGCGTGCCTACACGCGCTGCAACAAGTGCGGCCGGCCCCACTCGGTGTTCCGCAAGTTCGGACTGTGCCGGGTTTGCCTGCGCGAGATGGCGCACGCGGGCGAGCTGCCCGGTGTGTCGAAGTCCAGCTGGTAG
- the rplE gene encoding 50S ribosomal protein L5, which translates to MTTAEKIVPRLKTRYREEIKGELRGEFGYENVHQIPGVVKVVVNMGVGDAARDSKLIDGAIRDLAAITGQKPEVRRARKSIAQFKLREGQPIGARVTLRGDRMWEFLDRLLTIALPRIRDFRGLSAKQFDGNGNYTFGLNEQSMFHEIDPDSIDRPRGMDVTVVTTATTDDEGRALLRKLGFPFKEN; encoded by the coding sequence ATGACGACCGCAGAGAAGATCGTGCCGCGGTTGAAGACGCGGTACCGCGAAGAGATCAAGGGCGAGCTCCGTGGCGAGTTCGGCTACGAGAACGTCCACCAGATCCCGGGCGTGGTCAAGGTCGTCGTCAACATGGGCGTCGGCGACGCCGCGCGGGACAGCAAGCTGATCGACGGTGCGATCCGCGACCTCGCGGCCATCACCGGTCAGAAGCCCGAGGTGCGCCGGGCGCGCAAGTCCATCGCGCAGTTCAAGCTGCGCGAGGGCCAGCCGATCGGTGCGCGCGTGACCCTGCGCGGCGACCGCATGTGGGAGTTCCTGGACCGGCTGCTGACCATCGCGCTGCCGCGTATCCGTGACTTCCGCGGGCTGTCGGCCAAGCAGTTCGACGGCAACGGCAACTACACCTTCGGTCTCAACGAGCAGTCGATGTTCCACGAGATCGACCCCGACTCCATCGACCGCCCGCGCGGCATGGACGTCACCGTTGTCACCACCGCTACCACCGACGACGAGGGCCGCGCACTGCTCCGCAAGCTCGGCTTCCCGTTCAAGGAGAACTGA
- the rplX gene encoding 50S ribosomal protein L24, translating to MKVKKGDTVVVIAGKDKGAKGKVIKAYPERQRVLVEGVNRIKKHTRISQTQRGAQSGGIVTQEAPIHVSNVMVVDSDGKPTRVGYRIGEDGKKVRISRRTGKDI from the coding sequence ATGAAGGTGAAGAAGGGCGACACGGTCGTCGTCATCGCCGGTAAGGACAAGGGCGCCAAGGGCAAGGTCATCAAGGCCTACCCGGAGCGCCAGCGGGTGCTGGTCGAGGGCGTGAACCGGATCAAGAAGCACACCCGGATCTCGCAGACCCAGCGCGGCGCGCAGTCCGGCGGCATCGTGACCCAGGAGGCCCCGATCCACGTGTCGAACGTGATGGTCGTGGACTCCGACGGCAAGCCGACCCGCGTGGGCTACCGCATCGGCGAGGACGGCAAGAAGGTTCGCATCTCGCGCCGGACCGGTAAGGACATCTGA
- the rplN gene encoding 50S ribosomal protein L14, with product MIQQESRLRVADNTGAKEILCIRVLGGSGRRYAGIGDIIVATVKDAIPAAGVKKGDVVKAVVVRTTKERRRPDGSYIKFDENAAVLIKNDNEPRGTRIFGPVGRELRDRKFMKIISLAPEVL from the coding sequence GTGATCCAGCAGGAGTCGCGGCTGCGAGTCGCCGACAACACGGGTGCCAAGGAGATCCTCTGCATCCGCGTGCTCGGTGGCTCGGGACGGCGCTACGCGGGTATCGGCGACATCATCGTCGCCACCGTCAAGGACGCCATCCCGGCTGCCGGGGTGAAGAAGGGTGACGTGGTCAAGGCCGTCGTCGTCCGCACGACGAAGGAGCGGCGTCGCCCGGACGGCTCCTACATCAAGTTCGACGAGAACGCCGCGGTGCTCATCAAGAACGACAACGAGCCGCGCGGTACCCGCATCTTCGGCCCGGTCGGCCGCGAGCTGCGTGACCGCAAGTTCATGAAGATCATCTCGCTGGCGCCGGAGGTGCTCTGA
- the rpsQ gene encoding 30S ribosomal protein S17, translating to MSEQTPELAAQPVQSAESGRNYRKVREGYVVSDKMDKTIVVELEDRKKHRRYGKVLRSTSKVKAHDEENTAGIGDRVILMETRPTSATKRWRLVRIVEKAK from the coding sequence ATGAGTGAGCAGACCCCAGAGCTCGCCGCGCAGCCGGTGCAGAGTGCCGAGTCCGGTCGCAACTACCGGAAGGTCCGCGAGGGCTACGTCGTCTCGGACAAGATGGACAAGACGATCGTGGTCGAGCTCGAGGACCGCAAGAAGCACCGCCGTTACGGCAAGGTTCTCCGCTCCACCAGCAAGGTGAAGGCGCACGACGAGGAGAACACCGCCGGCATCGGTGACCGCGTGATCCTCATGGAGACCCGCCCGACCTCGGCCACCAAGCGGTGGCGGCTCGTGCGGATCGTGGAGAAGGCCAAGTAA